One Maniola jurtina chromosome 24, ilManJurt1.1, whole genome shotgun sequence DNA window includes the following coding sequences:
- the LOC123877804 gene encoding facilitated trehalose transporter Tret1-like has product MKLNLIQINGRTRQVLIATCMYLGQLVVGFSVAWSGVILPKLQDSDQSPLSELPTEAQFSLVASILYVGCIAGPYIAGWLSNIKGRKPCLFSGGVITAVSFLILALSTNLAMLLCTRVLCGIGASIVAVMNLVYIGEIASTNIRGTLLTILGIFHTIGAVILYTASYFFSYSGTNYVGLACCMAFTLTTLLIPESPLFHILEGKDAAVIKTLHDLGRSEDIYKMLAAKKEFKNNTAKKDWIELFSLKGNRKALSIVLTMSVFQHCSGVMAVVFFAGTIFKMSGSTIEANISMLIIAAFQMIGSFIGPFMVERSGRKVLLIVSSCICSLGMFLLGLFFYLDHVENPVIDKIKWVPLAVLILFFIGYDAGLGIIPNALIGEMFTTNVRSKGSAVALTSSWLVGFVVITIFGSIIESLGYIAFWIFAATCLGAVFFTIFCVLETKGKSLLEIQELLSKK; this is encoded by the exons ATGAAGCttaatttaatacaaataaatgGAAGGACGCGGCAAGTGTTAATAGCAACATGTA TGTACCTAGGACAGCTAGTGGTAGGCTTTTCGGTGGCATGGTCTGGAGTGATTTTACCTAAATTGCAAGACAGTGATCAATCACCACTAAGTGAACTACCAACAGAGGCGCAGTTTTCTTTGGTTGCTTCTATATTATATGTGGGATGTATAgcag GTCCATACATAGCTGGATGGCTATCAAACATCAAAGGGCGGAAGCCGTGTCTGTTTTCTGGCGGGGTTATAACCGCTGTATCGTTTTTAATTCTGGCATTAAGTACAAATCTGGCGATGTTGTTATGTACCAGAGTTTTGTGTGGTATTGGAGCTAGTATCGTTGCAGTGATGAACCTGGTCTATATTGGAGAAATTGC ATCTACAAACATCAGAGGCACCCTTCTAACAATATTGGGAATATTTCACACAATCGGTGCCGTAATTCTGTATACCGCGAgctattttttttcatattccgGGACAAATTATGTTGGTCTAGCATGCTGCATGGCTTTTACACTGACTACCCTTTTGATACCAGAATCTccattatttcatattttagaag GTAAAGATGCCGCGGTTATAAAAACGCTACATGATCTAGGCAGAAGCGAAGACATATACAAAATGTTGGCAGCAAAAAaagaattcaaaaataatactGCCAAAAAAGACTGGATTGAACTGTTTAGCCTCAAAGGCAATAGAAAAGCACTATCCATTGTTCTTACTATGAGCGTATTTCAACACTGCAGTGGGGTTATGGCTGTAGTGTTTTTTGCTGGGACAATTTTCAAAATGTCTGGATCTACTATAGAAGCGAATATATCTATGCTGATTATTGCAGCTTTTCAAATGATTGGTAGTTTTATCGGGCCTTTTATGGTCGAAAGGAGCGGGAGGAAAGTTTTGTTAATTGTCTCTAGTTGTATATGCTCTTTGGGAATG TTCCTATTAGGACTCTTCTTCTATTTGGACCATGTAGAGAATCCTGTGATTGATAAAATTAAGTGGGTTCCATTGGCCGTGctcatattatttttcattggaTATGATGCTG ggttGGGCATAATCCCAAACGCTCTGATCGGCGAAATGTTTACAACAAACGTAAGAAGCAAGGGTTCTGCAGTAGCCCTCACATCTTCATGGCTAGTCGGATTTGTGGTCATCACGATTTTTGGCTCAATCATAGAAAGCTTAGGTTATATAGCATTCTGGATTTTTGCCGCTACGTGTCTTGGAGCTGtgttttttacaatattttgcgTTTTGGAGACCAAAGGGAAAAGTTTGTTAGAGATTCAAGAATTACTAAgcaaaaaatga